GGCAGCACCTCCATGAACGCGACATTCATGCGCGCCGGCGAGCCGACCGCAAAGGCGATCGAATTGGCGATGTCGTCCGGTTGCAGCGCATCATAGTCGTCGAAGAAACGGCGCTTGGCTTCGGCAAGGTCGCCCAAGAGCCGTCCGAAAACCTCGGTCTCGACGCGCGCCGGCGAAATCTCGGTTACTCGGACGCGCGTGCCATAGAGGTCGACGCGCAACTGCTGAGAGAGCGAATGGATGCCGGCCTTCGTCGCGTGGTAGACGGTGTTGCCGCCGGCGAAGGCATAATGGCCGGCAATCGACGAAATATTGACGATGTGGCCACGGTCGCGCTTGGCCATGCCGGGCACGACCAGGCGTGTGAGATGCAGCACGGCGCGCAAATTGACGTCGATCAGGGCATCGACGTCCTCAGGCGTGGTGTCCAGGATATTTCCCCGCCGGGACTGGCCGGCATTGTTGATGAGAACGTCGAATTCAGCCGTGTGCGCCAGCGCAGTCAGAGCGTCGAGGTTGCTGATATCGAGGGCGCAGGGGCGGCAGCCGGTCGCCGCAGACAGGGTCTTGAGCCGCTCGGCATCGCGCGCCACCGCATAGACATCGAGCCCTTCAGCCTTCAGGCGGCGAACCGTCGCCTCGCCGATGCCTGAAGAGGCGCCTGTCACCAATGCCGTTCGATAGTCCGAAAATCCCATGGGCTGTGGCTCCCTCGTGGAGCCTTACCTATAGGCCCGGCAGGTTCCTGGTGGTAAGAACATTTCGTTCTAGTCCTATAGCTCCAGCGTATCGCTGCGGTCGTAACCTCGTTGCTGGGAACCTCGTATTGGATACTCGTCGCTTAGAGGCGTTCGTCAAAGTCGTCGATCTCGGAAGCATGTCGCGCGCGGCGAAAATGCTCAATATTGCTCAGCCGGCGCTGAGTCAGCAGATCGCGAGCCTGGAGGTCGACTTCAAGCGCAAGCTGCTGGACCGCAGCGCAAGGGGCGTCATGCCGACCGAGGCGGGCCGGATTCTCTACCGCTATGCGAAATCGATCCAGCGTCAGATCGAGGAGGCGCGGCGCACGATACTGGAGAACCGGTCGGGGCTGACGGGCAACGTGACGATTGGTCTTGCGCCACTCAGCTCGGCGGCCTTGCTTGCGACCCCGCTGCTGACGCAGGTCCGGGAACG
This genomic interval from Bradyrhizobium sp. CB82 contains the following:
- a CDS encoding SDR family oxidoreductase; the protein is MGFSDYRTALVTGASSGIGEATVRRLKAEGLDVYAVARDAERLKTLSAATGCRPCALDISNLDALTALAHTAEFDVLINNAGQSRRGNILDTTPEDVDALIDVNLRAVLHLTRLVVPGMAKRDRGHIVNISSIAGHYAFAGGNTVYHATKAGIHSLSQQLRVDLYGTRVRVTEISPARVETEVFGRLLGDLAEAKRRFFDDYDALQPDDIANSIAFAVGSPARMNVAFMEVLPTQQVVGGLNFAQRQRQTAT